One genomic window of Leptospira saintgironsiae includes the following:
- the atpA gene encoding F0F1 ATP synthase subunit alpha → MKIKTDEITSVLKQEILNYKKDLGVEEVGTVLEVGDGIARVFGLRNVMAGELVEFQNGVRGQAFNLEDNSVGVIIYGDYKNIREGFSVKRIGKILEVPVGPEMLGRVVNPLGEPLDGKGPINTKHTRAVESPAPGISKRQPVEEPLQTGIKSIDAMIPIGRGQRELIIGDRGTGKTSIALDTIINQKGSGVICVYVAIGQKASTVATIVEKLKAVGALEYTIVVSATAADPAPLQYIAPYSGCSMAEYFMYNEKKATLVVYDDLSKQAVAYRQMCLLLRRPPGREAYPGDVFYLHSRLLERAAKLDEKYGAGSLTALPIIETQEGEVSAYIPTNVISITDGQIYLQSNLFASGVRPAVDVGISVSRVGSAAQIKAMKQVAGKMKLELAQFRELEAFAQLGTDLDPITQAQLDRGYRIVEMLKQPVSSPYPVEEQVVEIFAVTRGHMDKVPVPKVREFGAHLLNVLRTQQPEVLNAIRTEKKISDEGKLGEVIASIAADFVRNLK, encoded by the coding sequence ATGAAAATTAAAACAGACGAAATTACGTCGGTCCTCAAACAGGAAATTTTAAATTATAAAAAAGATCTGGGTGTCGAAGAAGTCGGAACTGTTCTGGAAGTAGGGGACGGTATCGCTCGAGTTTTCGGTCTCAGAAACGTTATGGCCGGAGAACTTGTAGAATTCCAAAATGGAGTTCGCGGTCAGGCATTCAACTTGGAAGACAATTCCGTGGGTGTGATCATTTACGGAGATTACAAAAACATCCGTGAAGGATTCTCCGTAAAAAGAATTGGAAAAATTTTAGAAGTTCCGGTTGGACCGGAAATGCTCGGACGTGTGGTAAACCCACTCGGTGAGCCTTTGGATGGAAAAGGACCAATCAATACCAAACATACTCGTGCGGTAGAAAGTCCTGCTCCTGGTATTTCTAAAAGACAACCAGTGGAAGAGCCTCTTCAAACTGGTATCAAAAGTATTGATGCAATGATCCCAATAGGCCGAGGCCAAAGGGAGTTGATCATTGGAGACCGTGGAACTGGTAAAACTTCCATCGCTCTTGATACGATCATCAACCAAAAAGGTTCCGGAGTTATCTGCGTTTACGTAGCAATCGGACAAAAAGCTTCCACTGTAGCAACTATCGTGGAAAAACTAAAAGCGGTTGGAGCCCTGGAATATACCATCGTGGTTTCCGCAACTGCTGCTGATCCTGCTCCTTTACAATATATCGCGCCGTATTCTGGCTGTTCTATGGCTGAATACTTCATGTATAATGAGAAAAAAGCTACCTTAGTTGTTTATGATGACTTATCAAAACAAGCGGTTGCTTATCGCCAAATGTGTCTTCTTCTTCGTAGACCTCCGGGCCGCGAAGCTTACCCTGGAGACGTATTCTATCTTCACTCTCGCTTATTAGAAAGAGCGGCTAAATTGGATGAGAAATATGGAGCAGGTTCATTAACCGCGCTTCCTATTATCGAAACCCAAGAAGGTGAGGTTTCTGCTTATATTCCGACTAACGTGATTTCGATCACTGATGGTCAGATCTATCTACAATCTAACTTATTCGCATCAGGTGTTCGTCCTGCAGTGGATGTGGGTATCTCCGTATCTCGTGTTGGTTCCGCAGCTCAGATTAAAGCGATGAAACAAGTCGCTGGAAAAATGAAACTGGAATTAGCTCAGTTCAGAGAGTTAGAAGCATTCGCTCAGCTTGGAACTGACTTGGATCCAATCACTCAGGCTCAGTTGGACAGAGGATATCGCATCGTTGAGATGTTGAAACAACCTGTTTCCAGCCCTTATCCTGTAGAAGAACAAGTGGTCGAAATTTTTGCGGTAACCAGAGGACATATGGACAAGGTTCCAGTTCCTAAGGTAAGAGAGTTCGGAGCACATTTATTAAATGTTCTTCGCACCCAACAACCAGAAGTATTGAACGCTATTCGCACCGAAAAGAAAATTTCGGACGAAGGAAAACTGGGAGAGGTTATCGCCTCTATCGCGGCCGACTTTGTTAGGAACCTGAAGTAA